A region from the Lysobacter sp. BMK333-48F3 genome encodes:
- a CDS encoding response regulator transcription factor, which translates to MIRLLLAEDQALVRGALAALLNLEPDIEVVAEAGDGATAWEAVRRVQPDLLVTDIEMPGMTGIDLALRVRDSGLPTRVVIVTTFGRAGYLRRAMDAGVRGYLLKDAPAGQLADALRQVHRGGRAIDPQLAVAAWSDEDPLTERERQVLRLAGEGLSTAEIGERLHLSQGTVRNYLSEAIGKLDSSNRIEAYRRARQNGWL; encoded by the coding sequence ATGATCCGATTGTTGCTGGCCGAAGATCAGGCCCTGGTGCGCGGCGCATTGGCCGCGTTGTTGAACCTGGAGCCGGACATCGAGGTGGTGGCCGAGGCCGGCGACGGCGCCACCGCCTGGGAGGCGGTGCGGCGAGTGCAGCCGGACCTGCTGGTCACCGACATCGAGATGCCCGGCATGACCGGCATCGACCTGGCCCTGCGGGTGCGCGATTCCGGCCTGCCGACCCGGGTGGTGATCGTCACCACCTTCGGCCGCGCCGGCTACCTGCGCCGGGCGATGGACGCCGGGGTGCGCGGCTATCTGCTCAAGGACGCGCCCGCCGGCCAGCTCGCCGACGCGCTGCGCCAGGTCCACCGCGGCGGCCGGGCGATCGACCCGCAACTCGCGGTGGCGGCCTGGAGCGACGAAGACCCGCTGACCGAGCGCGAGCGCCAGGTCCTGCGCCTGGCCGGCGAGGGCCTGTCCACCGCCGAAATCGGCGAGCGCCTGCACCTGAGCCAGGGCACGGTGCGCAACTACTTGTCCGAAGCGATCGGCAAGCTCGACAGCAGCAACCGCATCGAGGCCTACCGGCGCGCGCGCCAGAACGGCTGGTTGTAG